The DNA window CAACTAGCCCGACTGCCGAACACCCACACCTTCACATCTGGTGCCAGATGCTCACGAAGAATGTCCTGGACTATCTCCAAGTGATCAGGCCGAATGTCAATTGGAGGGGTCGTCAAGGGCCTCGCTCCTCTCTCGAAGTCGATTCAGCAAGTAACGTGCATCCTGAAGGAAGTCCGGCACGCTTTCGAACACCTCCTGAGCCTTCTCCTCATTGTCCGTGAGACTTGTCGTGCCGCGGTTCCTCCGGTACTCGCGCCACACAGGGAGCTCTGAGCGGACCAGCGCTTGACGATATGATTCCCTGATGATCTCGTTGAAGACCAAGCCGTCTATCTCCGCCGGATTGGGAGATGCGAGTTCCAAGTAGCGCCTCAGCATCCTGAAGGATAGCTCGTAAGTAAACTCGAAAGCCTGGATTACTGCGGCTCTCAGATGCCTCTTGAGTCTCGGGTCGCTCAAAGCAAGTTCAGAGTCGTGTATCTCCAGCGCCTCTTCGAGCTGCATCACTGCAGCTTCCAGCGGCGAAAGGTCCAGGGCCATCG is part of the Dehalococcoidia bacterium genome and encodes:
- a CDS encoding HI0074 family nucleotidyltransferase substrate-binding subunit, which encodes MTMALDLSPLEAAVMQLEEALEIHDSELALSDPRLKRHLRAAVIQAFEFTYELSFRMLRRYLELASPNPAEIDGLVFNEIIRESYRQALVRSELPVWREYRRNRGTTSLTDNEEKAQEVFESVPDFLQDARYLLNRLRERSEALDDPSN